A single Bemisia tabaci unplaced genomic scaffold, PGI_BMITA_v3 DNA region contains:
- the LOC109038648 gene encoding sorting nexin lst-4: MKVRVVYDFQGEPNSSELSVTSGEILTVTRQDVGEGWWEGTNHLGRTGLFPAAYVEEVKVSVPPAVPPPPLPKDWETNSNNADNLYCNTQQTYEPVDFWDDDWDDDSESGAPPALPPSNTGISNYTPSISDASSIAGDGKGTINKKSSRFTNFHKAGGDSYIMGTLKVPVPDSEIVRIIENSYGEGYGSVIVWETIDKPYAVMVASPKKDSKFKGLKSFIAYQLTPTFNNIQVSRRYKHFDWLHERLEEKFSLIPIPPLPDKQISGRYDEQFIERRKNQLQAFVSCVCRHPVLSRCKVWEHFITCTDEKLWKDGKRKAEKDKLLGANYFLAVKAPEKALNPGTLDQDTESCSRYIHSLDGAAKNLFAVAGDQSKKNVAMYKREFQKVGHAFYSLGQVLGTEERTGYDRSSITAAIKKTGDTYNDIGKLFEEQAKLDWEPLGDTLHILKGITASFPEMLTVHKGAIQKKKECEKLYSEQKMDHDQLAEVSRRTDTVSYALLAEINYFHADQTAQLNESIKSFLTEQITFYQKVVVKLQEALHKFEE, translated from the exons ATGAAG GTTCGAGTTGTCTATGATTTCCAAGGAGAACCCAACTCATCAGAACTGTCAGTAACAAGTGGAGAAATCCTAACGGTTACAAGACAAGATGTCGGTGAAGGGTGGTGGGAGGGGACCAACCACCTTGGCCGAACTGGGCTGTTTCCAGCAGCGTATGTTGAG GAAGTCAAAGTCAGCGTGCCTCCTGCAGTTCCTCCCCCACCTCTACCGAAAGACTGGGAAACCAATTCAAATAACGCTGATAATCTCTACTGCAATACCCAGCAG ACATATGAACCTGTAGATTTCTGGGATGATGACTGGGACGATGATTCAGAGAGTGGAGCGCCACCAGCTTTGCCGCCGAGTAACACAGGCATCAGCAACTATACACCATCCATCAGTGATGCAAGTTCAATAG CTGGTGATGGCAAAGGCACCATTAATAAGAAAAGCAGCCGATTTACCAACTTTCATAAGGCTGGTGGAGACAGTTACATCATGGGCACTCTGAAAGTGCCGGTACCAGATTCAGAAATTGTTCGAATCATAGAAAACTCATATGGCGAAGGCTACGGTAGTGTGATCGTATGGGAAACTATTGACAAACCTTATGCCGTCATGGTGGCCTCTCCCAAAAAAGATTCCAAGTTTAAAGGCTTGAAAAGCTTCATCGCGTATCAGCTAACCCCAACATTCAACAATATTCAAGTCTCCAGACGGTACAAACATTTCGACTGGCTTCATGAACGGCTGGAAGAAAAGTTCAGCCTTATTCCAATCCCTCCACTGCCAGATAAGCAAATTTCAG GGCGTTATGATGAGCAGTTTATCGAGCGGAGAAAAAACCAGTTGCAGGCTTTTGTCTCGTGCGTTTGTCGGCATCCAGTTTTGTCTCGGTGCAAAGTGTGGGAACACTTCATCACATGCACTGACGAGAAACTGTGGAAAGATGGTAAACGAAAAGCAGAAAAAGATAAACTTTTAGGAGCAAATTATTTCCTTGCAGTGAAGGCTCCTGAGAAGGCACTCAACCCAGGCACCTT GGATCAGGACACTGAGAGCTGTTCGAGGTATATCCACAGCCTTGATGGAGCAGCAAAGAATCTTTTTGCCGTGGCTGGAGATCAGTCTAAGAAGAATGTTGCTATGTATAAGCGAGAGTTCCAAAAAGTAGGACATGCTTTTTATTCTCTCGGCCAAGTATTGGGAACCGAGGAACGAACAG GGTACGATAGATCCAGCATAACAGCTGCGATCAAGAAAACTGGTGATACTTACAACGACATAGGGAAGCTGTTTGAAGAGCAAGCCAAGTTGGATTGGGAGCCTCTAGGGGACACGTTACACATACTCAAGGGTATTACAGCATCCTTTCCAGAAATGTTGACGGTTCACAAG GGAGCAATCCAAAAGAAGAAGGAGTGTGAAAAACTCTACTCTGAACAGAAAATGGATCATGACCAGCTTGCAGAAGTATCACGCCGAACAGATACGGTATCTTATGCCCTTCTTGCAGAAATTAATTACTTTCATGCGGATCAGACTGCCCAGCTGAATGAAAGCATCAAGTCTTTTCTAACAGAACAGATCACATTCtatcaaaaa gtTGTCGTAAAACTCCAGGAAGCTCTACACAAATTTGAGGAATAA